In a single window of the Zea mays cultivar B73 chromosome 5, Zm-B73-REFERENCE-NAM-5.0, whole genome shotgun sequence genome:
- the LOC103627934 gene encoding uncharacterized protein, whose amino-acid sequence MEPVVLNRERVAADRLKRMPIFRLFDDYRDEDFYGLPRKYSIVARVEVKFPIEPRFRDRQHFVLSDINGAKIEAITYMYETVKHFDNLLHEKHVYKMHNVKFSLHPGEFNFRHLNGPMELCLDQQTIVEPYTVPIQMAPFPKQILLNLVDIAELPNRTLVDIMAVVVHLDTIHRTMWGPFRKIVIMDARGYLHIIKVWGDLLNKNALRWALAKEDYGIIIGTMFRRFRRQECLESSDHTAIHFNPFHHNTHHFGPIQKALVARNNRQFAVTFLEEQRRR is encoded by the exons ATGGAACCGGTCGTATTGAACCGTGAAAGAGTCGCAGCTGACCGCCTAAAACGGATGCCTAT CTTCAGATTGTTCGACGACTACCGTGATGAAGATTTTTATGGGCTTCCGCGGAAATACAGTATTGTCGCTCGGGTCGAAGTTAAATTCCCGATTGAACCACGTTTTCGTGATAGACAACATTTCGTTTTGTCTGACATCAAT GGAGCCAAGATCGAGGCCATAACATATATGTATGAGACAGTCAAACATTTCGACAATTTGCTCCATGAAAAGCATGTTTACAAGATGCATAATGTGAAGTTCAGTCTTCATCCGGGTGAATTTAATTTTCGTCATCTAAATGGTCCCATGGAATTGTGTCTTGACCAACAAACTATCGTGGAGCCATACACTGTTCCAATTCAGATGGCGCCATTCCCAAAACAAATACTATTGAACCTTGTTGATATTGCCGAGTTGCCAAACAGGACTTTAGTCG ACATTATGGCTGTTGTAGTCCACTTGGATACAATACATCGCACAATGTGGGGCCCTTTCAGAAAGATTGTTATAATGGATGCTAG GGGATATTTACATATCATTAAAGTTTGGGGTGACCTACTGAACAAAAATGCACTCCGCTGGGCGTTGGCTAAGGAGGATTATGGCATAATAATTGGGACTATGTTTAGACGGTTCAGAAGACAAG AGTGCCTCGAATCTTCGGATCATACCGCAATACACTTCAATCCGTTCCATCACAACACCCATCATTTTGGAC CAATCCAAAAAGCTTTGGTGGCGCGGAACAACCGTCAGTTTGCTGTTACATTTCTTGAAGAACAAAGGCGTAGATAG